One Cydia splendana chromosome 21, ilCydSple1.2, whole genome shotgun sequence genomic region harbors:
- the LOC134801237 gene encoding cecropin-like: MDFSKLLFFFFACFVGLCSVSAAPEPRWKPFKKLERVGQHVRDGIIKAGPAVAVVGQAATIAKG, encoded by the exons atggATTTCTCCAAGCTGTTATTCTTTTTCTTCGCTTGTTTTGTTGGTTTATGTTCAGTGAGTGCTGCGCCTGAACCAAGATGGAAGCCATTCAAAAAACTT gAGCGAGTGGGACAGCACGTGCGAGACGGCATCATCAAAGCCGGCCCTGCAGTCGCCGTAGTCGGTCAAGCCGCTACCATTGCCAAAGGATAA